Proteins encoded within one genomic window of Micromonospora halotolerans:
- a CDS encoding Rv2175c family DNA-binding protein, with the protein MTDSVPAESATTGADLPGPTDPAGWLTLPDVAERLDLSISKVHQMIRDRELLAVRRDGVRRIPADLVANRTVLKHLPGVLNLLADAGYDDEEALRWLYQPDPTLAGTTPAATLAGDQAREVKRRAQALGF; encoded by the coding sequence GTGACCGATTCCGTACCCGCCGAGAGCGCCACCACCGGGGCCGACCTGCCCGGACCGACCGACCCGGCCGGCTGGCTGACCCTGCCGGACGTGGCCGAGCGCCTCGACCTGTCGATCAGCAAGGTGCACCAGATGATCCGCGACCGGGAGCTGCTGGCGGTGCGCCGCGACGGCGTCCGCCGGATCCCGGCCGACCTGGTGGCCAACCGCACCGTGCTCAAGCACCTGCCCGGCGTGCTCAACCTGCTCGCCGACGCCGGGTACGACGACGAGGAGGCGTTGCGCTGGCTCTACCAGCCCGACCCGACCCTCGCCGGCACCACCCCGGCGGCCACCCTCGCCGGCGACCAGGCCCGCGAGGTCAAGCGCCGCGCCCAGGCCCTGGGCTTCTGA
- a CDS encoding polyprenyl synthetase family protein, protein MTHAAPVSPVDRAGLRQRIDKALTEFLAGQRGWLTTLDEGLVPVAETIEAFVLGGGKRLRPAFGYWGYRGAGGVDSDQVVAALAALEFVQASALIHDDLMDRSDTRRGEPAVHRRFAARHRAAGWSGDPDGFGDAAAILLGDLCLVWSDEVLHSAGLDPRTVARARPVFDEMRTEVTVGQYLDVLTQATGDTSLERAGKVARYKSAKYTVERPLLLGAALADAPAEVHAAYSAYGLPLGEAFQLRDDVLGVFGDPERTGKPAGDDLREGKRTYLVAAALEALDDAGRDLLLGGLGDPALEAAGVTRLRELITVSGALDRTERRITALTESALAALTTVDLDTEARQSLVDLAIAATRRTD, encoded by the coding sequence GTGACCCACGCTGCTCCCGTTTCCCCCGTCGACCGCGCCGGCCTGCGCCAGCGGATCGACAAGGCCCTCACCGAGTTCCTCGCCGGCCAGCGCGGTTGGCTGACCACCCTCGACGAGGGCCTGGTGCCCGTCGCCGAGACGATCGAGGCGTTCGTGCTGGGCGGCGGGAAGCGACTGCGCCCGGCCTTCGGCTACTGGGGCTACCGGGGCGCCGGCGGGGTCGACTCCGACCAGGTGGTCGCCGCCCTGGCCGCGCTGGAGTTCGTGCAGGCCAGCGCGCTGATCCACGACGACCTGATGGACCGCTCGGACACCCGCCGGGGCGAGCCGGCGGTGCACCGGCGGTTCGCCGCCCGGCACCGCGCGGCCGGCTGGAGCGGCGACCCGGACGGGTTCGGCGACGCGGCGGCCATCCTGCTGGGCGACCTCTGCCTGGTCTGGTCCGACGAGGTGCTGCACTCCGCCGGCCTGGACCCGCGCACGGTGGCCCGGGCCCGGCCGGTCTTCGACGAGATGCGCACCGAGGTGACCGTCGGGCAGTACCTGGACGTGCTCACCCAGGCCACCGGGGACACCTCGCTGGAGCGGGCCGGCAAGGTCGCCCGCTACAAGTCGGCGAAGTACACCGTCGAGCGGCCGCTGCTGCTCGGCGCCGCGCTGGCCGACGCCCCGGCCGAGGTGCACGCGGCCTACTCGGCGTACGGGCTGCCGCTCGGCGAGGCGTTCCAGCTCCGCGACGACGTGCTCGGGGTGTTCGGCGATCCGGAGCGCACCGGCAAGCCGGCCGGCGACGACCTGCGCGAGGGCAAGCGGACCTACCTGGTGGCGGCGGCCCTCGAGGCGCTCGACGACGCCGGCCGCGACCTGCTGCTCGGCGGCCTCGGCGACCCCGCGCTGGAGGCCGCCGGGGTGACCCGCCTGCGCGAGCTGATCACGGTGAGCGGCGCCCTGGACCGCACCGAACGGCGCATCACCGCCCTCACCGAGAGCGCCCTGGCCGCCCTCACGACCGTCGACCTGGACACCGAGGCCCGCCAGTCCCTGGTCGACCTGGCCATAGCCGCCACCCGCCGCACCGACTGA
- the metF gene encoding methylenetetrahydrofolate reductase [NAD(P)H], whose protein sequence is MALGLPSVLPNPQPAIGELIRHGRPTFSFEFFPPKTPQGERLLWQAIRELESLRPSFVSITYGAGGSTRDTTVAVTERIATETTLLPMAHLTAVNHSVAELRHVIGRLASVGVRNVLAVRGDPPGNPGGEWVKHPEGVRYAEELVRLVRDAGDFSVGVAAFPYKHPRSPDVASDTAHFVRKCRAGAEFAITQMFFDADDYLRLRDRVAAAGCDTPILAGVMPVTQLATIERSVQLSGAPFPPALAERFAAVADDPEAVRRLGVEQAGEMCAKLLDEGVPGIHFITLNRSTATREVWQRLRAHARV, encoded by the coding sequence GTGGCGCTCGGTCTTCCCTCGGTCCTTCCCAATCCCCAGCCGGCCATCGGGGAGCTGATCCGTCACGGCCGACCCACCTTCTCCTTCGAGTTCTTCCCACCGAAGACCCCGCAGGGGGAGCGCCTGCTCTGGCAGGCCATCCGTGAGCTGGAGTCGTTGCGACCCTCGTTCGTCTCGATCACCTATGGCGCGGGCGGTTCGACCCGGGACACCACGGTCGCGGTGACCGAGCGGATCGCCACCGAGACCACCCTGCTGCCGATGGCGCACCTCACCGCGGTCAACCACTCGGTCGCCGAGCTGCGGCACGTCATCGGCCGGCTGGCCTCGGTGGGGGTGCGTAACGTGCTGGCCGTGCGCGGCGACCCGCCCGGCAACCCGGGCGGCGAGTGGGTCAAGCACCCGGAGGGCGTGCGATACGCCGAGGAGCTGGTCCGGCTGGTGCGGGACGCCGGCGACTTCAGCGTCGGGGTGGCCGCGTTCCCCTACAAGCACCCCCGCTCGCCCGACGTGGCCAGCGACACCGCGCACTTCGTCCGCAAGTGCCGGGCCGGGGCCGAGTTCGCGATCACCCAGATGTTCTTCGACGCCGACGACTACCTGCGGCTGCGTGACCGGGTGGCCGCCGCGGGCTGCGACACCCCGATCCTGGCCGGGGTGATGCCGGTGACCCAGCTGGCCACCATCGAGCGGTCCGTGCAGCTCTCCGGCGCGCCCTTCCCGCCGGCCCTCGCGGAGCGGTTCGCCGCGGTGGCCGACGACCCGGAGGCGGTCCGCCGGCTCGGCGTCGAGCAGGCCGGCGAGATGTGCGCGAAGCTGCTGGACGAGGGCGTGCCGGGGATCCACTTCATCACCCTCAACCGGTCCACCGCCACCCGCGAGGTCTGGCAGCGGCTGCGCGCCCACGCGCGGGTGTGA
- a CDS encoding CDP-alcohol phosphatidyltransferase family protein has product MVGTRLNWDQYATAWARLHGGFDPRVAAPVVRAWLRFAYHVGYILGRLRIGPTPVTVVGVLLCLCVPLLVGRAGDGPFLGALFVLLAAVADSVDGAVAVATHRTTRLGYVYDSVADRLGEAAWLTAFWLLGAPGALVAAAGGLSWLHEYVRARAVSAGMREIGAVTVGERPTRVCVALVGLVVAGLTGLIDTDLTSGTITMATTVWVLLAGFGLGQLLSAVRRALVDAG; this is encoded by the coding sequence GTGGTGGGCACACGGCTGAACTGGGACCAGTACGCGACCGCGTGGGCGCGGCTGCACGGCGGCTTCGACCCCCGGGTGGCCGCGCCGGTGGTCCGCGCCTGGCTGCGCTTCGCCTACCACGTGGGCTACATCCTGGGCCGGCTGCGGATCGGCCCCACCCCGGTGACCGTGGTCGGGGTGCTGCTCTGCCTCTGCGTACCCCTGCTGGTGGGGCGGGCCGGCGACGGGCCGTTCCTGGGCGCGCTGTTCGTGCTGCTGGCGGCGGTGGCGGACAGCGTCGACGGCGCGGTGGCGGTGGCGACCCACCGCACCACCCGGCTCGGCTACGTCTACGACTCGGTGGCCGACCGGCTCGGCGAGGCCGCCTGGCTGACCGCGTTCTGGCTGCTCGGCGCGCCCGGGGCGCTGGTCGCCGCGGCCGGGGGCCTGTCCTGGCTGCACGAGTACGTGCGGGCCCGGGCGGTCTCGGCCGGCATGCGGGAGATCGGGGCGGTGACCGTCGGGGAGCGGCCCACCCGGGTGTGCGTGGCCCTGGTCGGGCTGGTGGTCGCGGGCCTCACCGGGCTGATCGACACCGACCTGACCTCCGGCACCATCACCATGGCCACCACGGTCTGGGTGCTGCTGGCCGGCTTCGGCCTCGGCCAGCTGCTCTCCGCCGTCCGCCGCGCCCTGGTCGACGCCGGCTGA
- a CDS encoding phytoene desaturase family protein produces MARIVVIGAGVGGLAAAARLAVTGHEVTVLERAGTVGGKLGRHRHDTPEGSWHFDTGPSLLTLPQVFHDLFEATGAKLDEYLDLVPLDPIVRHVFPGGGPALDSCADPAEFTARVGAAFGDRAAADWQRLWRRAGRVWAASHRDVLRRTVDSPRDLAALAWRLGDLAAIGPGRTLRGLSRRHLADPRLRMLLDRYATYTGADPRRAPAALVAVPYAELAYGGWYLRGGLGTLADALLSRCLDLGVVVRTGATVTRIDAAGGRVHGVRLAGMAAPVPADVVVANVDALTLYRDLLPTPRRLAALTDRSLAGFVLLLGVRGDSGLAHHTVFFPRDHDAEFDAVFGDPGRGVRARPAPDPTVFVTVADDPAVRPAGHEAWFVLVNAARHGTAAGAVDWRRPGLAEAYADRILDVLAERGVDVRDRLAFREIRTPADLDAATGAPGGAIYGTAGGLLRPANRGPVAGLWLVGGSSHPGGGLPMVTLSAEIVADAVGPAW; encoded by the coding sequence ATGGCGCGGATCGTGGTCATCGGCGCCGGCGTGGGCGGTCTGGCCGCCGCCGCCCGGCTGGCGGTCACCGGGCACGAGGTCACCGTCCTCGAACGGGCCGGCACGGTCGGCGGCAAGCTCGGCCGGCACCGGCACGACACCCCCGAGGGGTCGTGGCACTTCGACACCGGGCCGAGCCTGCTCACCCTGCCGCAGGTGTTCCACGACCTGTTCGAGGCGACCGGCGCGAAACTCGACGAATACCTGGACCTGGTGCCGCTGGACCCGATCGTCCGGCACGTCTTCCCCGGCGGCGGGCCCGCCCTGGACTCCTGCGCCGACCCGGCCGAGTTCACCGCCCGCGTCGGCGCGGCGTTCGGCGACCGCGCCGCCGCCGACTGGCAGCGGCTCTGGCGGCGGGCCGGCCGGGTGTGGGCGGCCTCGCACCGGGACGTGCTGCGCCGCACCGTCGACTCCCCCCGCGACCTGGCCGCGCTGGCCTGGCGGCTGGGCGACCTCGCCGCCATCGGCCCCGGCCGCACCCTGCGCGGGCTGAGCCGCCGGCACCTGGCCGACCCGCGGCTGCGGATGCTGCTGGACCGCTACGCCACCTACACCGGCGCCGACCCCCGCCGCGCCCCGGCCGCGCTGGTCGCCGTCCCCTACGCCGAACTGGCGTACGGCGGCTGGTACCTGCGCGGCGGGCTGGGCACCCTGGCCGACGCGCTGCTGTCGCGCTGCCTGGACCTCGGCGTCGTGGTGCGGACCGGCGCCACGGTCACCCGGATCGACGCGGCCGGCGGCCGGGTCCACGGCGTACGCCTCGCCGGGATGGCCGCCCCCGTCCCCGCCGACGTCGTGGTGGCCAACGTCGACGCGCTGACCCTCTACCGGGACCTGCTGCCCACCCCGCGCCGGCTGGCCGCGCTCACCGACCGCAGCCTGGCCGGATTCGTCCTGCTGCTGGGCGTCCGCGGCGACTCCGGGCTGGCCCACCACACCGTCTTCTTCCCCCGCGACCACGACGCCGAGTTCGACGCGGTCTTCGGCGACCCGGGGCGGGGCGTCCGGGCCCGGCCCGCGCCCGACCCGACCGTCTTCGTCACGGTGGCCGACGACCCGGCGGTCCGCCCGGCCGGGCACGAGGCATGGTTCGTGCTGGTCAACGCGGCCCGCCACGGCACGGCCGCGGGCGCGGTCGACTGGCGGCGGCCGGGGCTGGCCGAGGCGTACGCCGACCGGATCCTCGACGTGCTCGCCGAGCGGGGCGTGGACGTGCGGGACCGGCTGGCGTTCCGGGAGATCCGCACCCCGGCCGACCTGGACGCGGCGACCGGCGCGCCGGGCGGGGCGATCTACGGCACCGCGGGCGGGCTGCTCCGCCCGGCCAACCGGGGCCCGGTGGCCGGGCTCTGGCTGGTCGGCGGCTCCAGCCACCCCGGCGGCGGCCTCCCCATGGTGACGCTGTCCGCGGAGATCGTCGCCGACGCCGTCGGCCCGGCCTGGTAA